The Candidatus Margulisiibacteriota bacterium DNA window GCGTGAACACCTGCAAAGAACTCGGCGTTTACAAACAGGGCGCTTGTTTTTTAGGCACCAATGAAACGCAAAAATGTCTCGCCGCGACTAATCTGCTTTTAAGCAGAACGCTCAAAAAATAATTTATGGACGATGTCAAACGCCTGAATATTCGGCAGGGACAGTTTACCTTTGCGCAAAAAAAAGATTTTCGCCTGGAAAGCGGCCAAAAACTGGGGCCGATCACGCTGGCTTACGAAACTTATGGCCATTTGACGCCCCAGCGGGACAACGCGATACTGGTCTGCCACGCGCTGACCGGCAACGCGCACGTGGCTGGCAGGCTGGCCGGTGAAAAAAAATCGACCGGCTGGTGGGAGCCGGTGGTCGGCGCAGGCAAGCCGTTTGACACGGACAAGTATTTCATCATCTGCTCCAATATTCTCGGCGGCTGCTCCGGTTCGACAGGCCCCAGCTCACTCGATCCACGGACGCAAAAACCTTACGCTATGAGTTTTCCGATCATCACGATTCGAGACATGGTCGACGCCCAGCTGCGGCTGCTGACCGAGCATTTCCGCCTGTCCAAACTCAAAGCCATTGTCGGTGGCTCGATCGGCGGTATGCAGACGCTGGAATGGGGCGTGCGTTATCCGCAGTTCATGGATCACCTGATCGTCATTTCCACGACGCCCAAGCTCTCCTCACAGGCCATCGCTTTTAATAAGATCGGCCGTCACGCGATCACGATCGACCCGAGCTGGAAAAACGGCGATTATTACGGCGCGCCGGAAAAGATCAAAGGACTGGGGCTGGCGCGCATGGTCGCGCACATCACCTATCTGTCCGAGGAAGGCATGCAAAATAAATTTGGCCGCGAACGCGCCAGCCGCAAAAATCTATTCAGCTTTCAGGAAAAATTTCAGGTGGAAAATTATCTTGATCATCAGGGTGAGAAATTTATGCAAAGATTTGACGCCAACTCGTATCTTTATTTGAGCAAAGCGATGGATCTTTTTGACCTGACCCGCGGCTTCCGCAGTCTTGACGCGGCGGTCAAGCGTATTCAAGCCAAGGCGCTTTTTATTTATTTTTCTTCGGACTGGCTTTTTCCCGAATATCAATCTGTGGAGTTGATCGAGTCTTTTCAAAAAAACAAAAAATATATTCTCTCTTACAAAATCGAATCCAAAGCCGGCCACGACGCTTTTTTGCTAGAATACGACAAGCTCAATCCGATCATGCAGTCTTTTCTCGATGTCTAAATTTTCCGCGGCGGCGGAAAATTTGCTGACCGAAACCAGCGCGCGGCTGCGGCTCACTTATGCCCAGCGGCGGATCAGCCGGACTTATATTTACGAGATCACGCGGCGGGAAAATATTACGGCGCAGGAAATTCTACAGAGAACCAAACAAACTAACCGCAAAATTTTTATGCAGAGCTTGTTTGAACAGCGTTTTCCTGAAACCAGCCTTTTAATAAAAAAAGGAGAATGGCAGCTGTGCGTCCGGAAATAATTCACGTCGAAAAAGAAATCGCCGCGCTGCCGTATACCCAGGCGATCTTGCAGAAATTTCCCGGCGCGCGCGTGGAATTTATCGACGATCTGCGCGCGCTGATCCGGCAGAATAAAAAAGCCGTTTTTACTAAAGCCGGCCAGCCGCTGGTTTTGGCCAGACAGCGCGGGCGTTTTTTAGAAAAATGCCCGGGAACCCAAGAACATATTTGCTGTAATTATTACACGCTCAACATCGCCGCCGGCTGTCCTTTTGACTGTACTTATTGTTTTTTGCAAAGCTACAGCAACAATCCTTACTATACTATTTACGTCAATCTGGACGATATGCTGGCGGAGCTCCGCGGCAAAGTCCGGGGCAAGATCCGCCTCGGCACCGGCGAGTTTACCGACAGTCTAGCGCTGGAACCATACACCCAATTTGTCCGTACTTACGCGCCGCAGATCTGCGCCGTCGCGCCGGAGATCACGCTGGAATTAAAAACCAAATCCGGCTGGACACTGAGCGAAACTGAAGCGGCCGCGCTGGAGCAATTTCGCAGCCAGATCGTTTTGGCCTGGTCGGTCAATCCGCAAAATTTAATTGCCAGCGACGAGAGCGGCGCGGCGCCGCTGGCGGCAAGGATACAAGCGGCCAGGAGCGCGGTACAGCAGGGGTATCGGGTGGCCTTACATTTTGATCCGCTAATCTACAGCCCGGACTGGCAAGCCGAATATCAAACCGTAATTGATCTGCTAAAACAAAATATTCCCGCCGAAAAAATCGCCTGGATTTCACTGGGCACGCTGCGTTTCACGCCGGCTCTGAAGCCAATTATCGAACAAAAATTTCCAGCGTCCACAATTGTGTACGGCGAATTATTCCCCGGGCGCGACAAAAAAATGCGTTATCCCGAGCCGCTCCGCATTAAAATTTACCGACACCTGTTAAAGCAAATCGCCGCCAGCTCGCCGCGAATACCGGTATATCTCTGCATGGAATCGCCGGAAATCTGGAAAAAGGTATATAATCAGCTGCCGGCACAGGTGGAAAATCTAAATGAATTATTCTGAAAAAGACAAAAAATATATCTGGCACCCTTTTACCCAGATGCGGGAATGGGAAAATGCTGACATTGTCGTCATTGACCGCGCGCGCGGCAACTATCTGTATGACATACACGGCAAAAAATATTTCGACGGCGTATCGTCGCTGTGGGTCACTCTGCACGGCCACTGCCATCCGCGCATCAACCGCGCGCTACAGCGCCAGCTAAAAAAACTCGATCACTCTACCCTGCTGGGCTTGAGCAGCACGCCGGCCATTGAGCTGGCGGAAAAATTGATCGCGCTGGCGCCCGCAGGCCTG harbors:
- a CDS encoding homoserine O-acetyltransferase, giving the protein MDDVKRLNIRQGQFTFAQKKDFRLESGQKLGPITLAYETYGHLTPQRDNAILVCHALTGNAHVAGRLAGEKKSTGWWEPVVGAGKPFDTDKYFIICSNILGGCSGSTGPSSLDPRTQKPYAMSFPIITIRDMVDAQLRLLTEHFRLSKLKAIVGGSIGGMQTLEWGVRYPQFMDHLIVISTTPKLSSQAIAFNKIGRHAITIDPSWKNGDYYGAPEKIKGLGLARMVAHITYLSEEGMQNKFGRERASRKNLFSFQEKFQVENYLDHQGEKFMQRFDANSYLYLSKAMDLFDLTRGFRSLDAAVKRIQAKALFIYFSSDWLFPEYQSVELIESFQKNKKYILSYKIESKAGHDAFLLEYDKLNPIMQSFLDV
- a CDS encoding radical SAM protein, producing MAAVRPEIIHVEKEIAALPYTQAILQKFPGARVEFIDDLRALIRQNKKAVFTKAGQPLVLARQRGRFLEKCPGTQEHICCNYYTLNIAAGCPFDCTYCFLQSYSNNPYYTIYVNLDDMLAELRGKVRGKIRLGTGEFTDSLALEPYTQFVRTYAPQICAVAPEITLELKTKSGWTLSETEAAALEQFRSQIVLAWSVNPQNLIASDESGAAPLAARIQAARSAVQQGYRVALHFDPLIYSPDWQAEYQTVIDLLKQNIPAEKIAWISLGTLRFTPALKPIIEQKFPASTIVYGELFPGRDKKMRYPEPLRIKIYRHLLKQIAASSPRIPVYLCMESPEIWKKVYNQLPAQVENLNELF